Proteins from a genomic interval of Uloborus diversus isolate 005 chromosome 4, Udiv.v.3.1, whole genome shotgun sequence:
- the LOC129220787 gene encoding axonemal dynein light intermediate polypeptide 1-like, producing MTISAHERLRECGVEYGSRKGLLAELETNSIRIQHEQLKAEVARAERKIGQLEAEIAAEEESSKQRIDMKEKKHQQKMEFLKKLNKQLKVKLGHREMADDLEEETSFILFAVGRI from the exons ATGACTATATCCGCCCACGAGAGGCTGAGAGAATGTGGAGTGGAGTACGGAAGCAGGAAAGGATTGCTGGCGGAGCTCGAGACAAACAGTATACGCATTCAG CACGAGCAGCTGAAGGCGGAAGTGGCTAGAGCCGAGAGGAAAATTGGGCAGCTGGAGGCCGAGATCGCTGCTGAAGAGGAATCTTCCAAACAGCGCATCGACATGAAGGAAAAGAAGCACCAGCAGAAGATGGAGTTCCTCAAGAAGCTCAACAAGCAACTCAAGGTAAAGCTTGGCCAccgagagatggcggatgaccttgaagagGAAACATCATTTATATTATTTGCAGTTGGTAGAATCTAA